GCGGCCGACACCCTCGGGCAGGCGTTGGCCGAGCAGCTCGAGGTGGCGCCGCTGCTGCCCTCGCTGGAGGACGTCGAGGTGTCTCGCGTCGAAGAGGGCATCAACCTGCGCATCCAGGATCGCCTGGCCTTCGAGTCGGCGGATGCGGCCCTGACCCCGCAGGGGCAGGCAATGGTCGAGCGCCTGGTCGAGCTCGTCGCTCGCTATGACGGCACCGTCTCGGTGGAGGGGCATACCGATGATCGGGATATTGCCACGCCCCGCTATCCTTCCAACTGGGAGCTGTCGACGGCGCGCGCCACGGCGATCCTGCGTGAGCTTCAGGCGGCGGGCATCGAGGCCTCGCGGTTGCGCGCCATCGGTTACGCCGATACCCGGCCGCTGGCCGACAACACGAGCGCGGAGGGGCGCGCCGCCAACCGTCGGGTCGAGGTGATCGTGCACCTCTAGCCTGGATCAAAGGCGGGCGCGTGGTGTGCCGGTCGTGTCGTTGGCGCGTGCCTCTCGATGATTCGACGATGATGAATTCGCACAATGAAAAACGCCCCGGTCTCACAGCGGCCGGGGCGTTTTTCTGTGCGGCGCGATCAGAAGGTGTAGCTGATGCCGAGCATGGCGATCGGGTAGTACTCGAAGTCCTCGGCTTCCTCCTCGAGGCGGCGCTCCTCGGCGCGGGCATCCCTCTCGAAGGCCGGGCTGCCGGCGATGGGGCCGGTGGCGTCCAGCTCCACCTCGACGTCGGTGCTCATGACGCCGAACTCGCCGAAGATGCCGAATCCGCTGCGATGGGAGCTGCGCCAGCCCATGCCTAGATAGGGCTGAACCCCGTCGGCGATGGTCAGCTTGCCCTGCAGCTCGCCCACGCTGCTGGCGTTGTAGGTGTTGCCGTCGAACTCGAAGTCGCCGGACTGGTTGGAGGTGCCGGTGACGTCGGCCTCCATGTCCGGCAGCATGGCGCCGGCGGTGAGGTAGAAGCGACCCGCGAAGGGGTAGAGGTTGAGCTTGAGGGCGCTGGCGCCGATGCCCAGGTCGCCCTCGTAGTGGACGTCGTCGGTGTCGTAATCGCCCTCGTAGTCGAGGTTGTCGGTATAGCTGGCGGTGACCCCCAGGTAGCCATTCATCCGGTAGGACAGCTCGGCGCCGAAGCCGGTGGTGCCAGCCACCGCGGCCAGGGTGGTGCGGTCATAGGCCTGGGCGCTGCCCGCGGCGAGGCCGGTCAGGGCCAGCGCCATGCCGGTGGTGATCAGTCGTTTCATGTCAGTTCCCCTTGTTATGTTCTTGTCGAAGACCGGCTGCCAGTGGTGTGCTGAGAGGCCGGCGAGCGCTGAGGCTCCATCTGAGCTATCGGCGAGACGATTCGCGCCTTGAGCGGTCAAGCGCCTGAAAAGGAGGGTGAAGTTAGGGGTTTTTGCGGCTTAGGGCTGGCTGGGAAGAAGGGGGCGTGGCCTTAGGGGGCGGGAGCGAGCAGAGGCAAGAAAAAGGGCGGCCCATGGGCCGCCCTTCTCGATGGTGTCGTGGGTGGGGATTAACCCAGCAGCGACAGCACGTTCTGCGGGACCTGGTTGGCCTGGGCCAGGACGGAGGTGCCGGCCTGCTGCAGGATCTGGGCGCGGGTCATGTCGGAGACCTCGTCGGCGTAGTCGGCATCTTCGATGCGCGAGCGGGCCGCGGTGAGGTTGGTCTCGGTGGTTTCCAGGTTGGTGATCGCGGAATCGAAGCGGTTCTGGATCGCACCCAGGTCGGAGCGCTGGTTGTCGACCTGCTTGATGGCCGAGTCGAGGCTCGCCAGCGGGTCGCCGGCGCGGGCAGATGTCAGGCTGGAAACGTCGGCACCTTCGGTGGCGTCGTAGGTGACCACGCCTTCGCTGATGCTGGCATCGTTGTCGTCGAGGGCGACATGGAAGACCTGGCCGCTGCTGGTCGGGTCGATGTTCAGGCCTTCATCTTCCAGCTTGGCGCGGTCTTCGCTGCTCAGGCCGGAGCTGTTGATGGTGACCTTGGCAAACATGTTGCCTTCTTCGTCGGCCACCAGGGTGCTGGAGCCTTTCACGTTCTCGTTGGCGATGCCCAGGTCGTCGCCGGTGAAGGCCTTGACATTGGCTCCAGTGACATTCTCGAAGCCTGTGTTGTTCTCGACCTGTGCCGTAGTGGCCGCAGTGGTCGCGCCCTGCGGACCGGTGACGCTGAAGCCGGCCAGGTCCAGGGCCTCGGAGTTGGTCTTGGCCAGGTCGATGGAGATGGTCTGGCCATCGGCGGAGCCGACCTGGATGTCCACGGTCTGGTCTGAGGCCAGGACGTCGGTGCCATTGAAGCTGGTCTCTTCGGAGATGCGGTCGATCTCGGAGAGGCGCTGGTTGATCTCGTCCTGGATGGAGGCGAGATCGTCCTGGCTGTTGGTGCCGTTCTGCGCCTGGACGGTCAGTTCACGGACACGCTGCAGGTTGTCGTTGACCTGGTTCAGGGCGCCTTCGGCGGTCTGGGCAACGGAGATGCCGTCGTTGGCGTTGCGCTGGGCCTGGGACAGACCGGTCACCTGGCTGGACATGCGGTTGGCGATGGCCTGGCCCGCGGCGTCGTCCTTGGCGCTGTTGATACGCAGGCCGGAGGACAGGCGCTCCATTGAGGTGCCCAGGGCGGCCTCGGACTTGCTCAGGTTCTGCTGGCCGACCATGGCGGTAATGTTGGTATTGATCACTGACATGTGATGTTCCTTTATCTCGTTGAGGGCTCCATTGGCGCGCCCCGGTTCTCGATGAAGTGGGGCATGCCGCAACGGCGCCGTGGGCCGTTATGACTAATGTCGGCGATCGTCGTCGTAGCTTTAGGGTGCCGGATGTTTTTTTCTGCAATGCTGGTACAGCGGGGGCAGTCGCGATGGCGAGGGCGTGAGAGCCCGCCGTCGCTTGGGTTCCGTCGTGTCGTCCGTCGCCGCGAGGTGATCAGGCGAGGCGCTCAAGAAGGCGAGCCCGTCGGCCGATAGGGGGAAAATACGTCGGTGGATGGGCGGATGGACCCTGATCCCCGACCGTCGATTTGTTCCTATTCAGTGAGGCCAGGATGGCGCCAGCAAGCGATGCTTTTACCCCCGTCGAGTCCTTTCGTGAGTGCCAGGAGCTGCTGGATTGCCTGATGCAGGCCGGCGGCGCCTCCTTGCAGTTAGAGCAGGGGGAGCATCAGCACCCCTTGCCGGTGCTGGTGGCCGACATGGTGCCGGGCGAGTGGTTGAAGCTGGATATTTCGGCCATCCGCGAGGTGGCAGGTAGGCTCAAGCGTGGCGAGGCGTTTCGGCTGCTCGGTCAGGCGCCGGGCAAGATGCTGCGTACACCTCCGCTGGTGGTGAGTGAGTGTCGCGAGGTCGAGGGGCGACTCGAGTGTGCTGTCGCCTATCCCGATGCCATGGAGGTTCTGCAGCGGCGTGACAGCTTTCGCGCCGAGCTGCGCCTGAACATGGAGGTGGCCGTCACGCTGCAGGGTGGGGGGTTGAAGGGTTGGTTGCGCAACCTGTCGGTCGATGGTGCCCAGGTGGAGCTGCCGCTGGCGGCGGCGTCGCAGCTGGCCGCCGATACTGCACTGCTGACCCTGGAAATGGTGTTTCCCGATGGGACCCATTTCGCGATCAATGCCACTCTGCGCCATGACCGCCCGCTGGTCGAGCGCCAGCTCATTCAGGCCGGCTTCCAGTTTGGGCCGCGTAATGCCCAGCAGGAGCGAGAGTTGTGGTACTTCGTGCGCGAGATCGAACGGGAAGCCGCTCGCTATGAGGAGGAGGATGCTCATCCCCGCGCCCCCTCGGCGCTGTTCAAGCCTCGTCCCGGCCAGCCAGCAGACGGTCATGAGGCGGTCTCCTATGCCACGCCGATGACGCAGCGCCTGGCGCGCCTGTCCGGCTATCTCGACAGCCAGTTGCTGGCCCTGAAACAGGGGCGAGGTGTCGAGGCTCAGGCCCTGTCTCGGCAGGCGGATCGACTGCTGGCGCTTCTCGACGAAGACAGGGAGGCGCTGTTGTTCGCCTCGGCCTGTCTGCCCCCAACGTCATCGCTGGTCCACCACGGCCTGAACGTGGCCATTCGGCTGGCCGATCTCGTTGGTCGCCAGCGCATGCCTCAGGAGGTGCGCAAGGCCCTGGTCGCCAGTGCCATGGTGCATGACCTTGGCAAGGCCCTGTTGCCAGAGGAGCTGCGCCAAGCGCGCCAGCTGGACGATGACCAGTACCGCGCCATCCAGGCGCATGTGGGCTGGATTCACGAGCGCCTGGCGGGGTGTGGCTGGTTATCCGAGGCGGTCACGCGAGCGGTGGTGACGGGGGCCAACGAGCGCCTGGACGGCAGTGGCTATCCCGAGGGACTGGCCGGTGACCGGCTGCATGAGCTGAGCCGGGCGATGGGGGTGGTGGATGTGGTCGATGCCATGGGGCGAGCGCGCAGCGATCGCGAGGGCTGGACTCTGGAGGCGATCTATCGCCATCTGCTCAGCCATCCCGGTCGCTTCGATCAGACCTGGGTGAAGCGCTATGTGAGGCATTTCGGCGTGATGCCGGTGGGGAGTCTGGTGCGCTTCGCCTCGGGGCATCTCGGCTGGGTGCTGAGTCTCGATGATCAGGGGGCGATTCGCAGGGTATGGCTGACGGATGCAGTGGCTCTGCCGCACCGGGAGATGGGGGAGCGCCTCGAGGCGGCCGAGCTCGCCCGGCTGGGTCGGCCCGTCGAGACGCTTCGCGTCCCGCTCCCCTGACTCAATGCACGGGGCCTCGCCTCAAGTTGTGGGCAATCCCGCCGATGATCGGGATTGCCCATGAAATCAGAAGCTATTCGGCTCCTCGCCAATCCAAGGAGAGCGTCACAATGGCTCGCATCAGCAAGGGGACATCATGTCGACGATCACATCTCTGGGAATAGGCTCCGGACTTGACCTCAACAGCCTGCTCGATCAGCTGGAGGAGGCCGAGCGCGAGAAACTCAAGCCGATCGCCGAGCAGAAGAAGAGTTACGAGACGAAGATTTCCGCCTACGGCAGTCTCGAGGCCTCGCTTGCCCAGTTCAAGGAGGCGGCGGGGGCGCTGAATGATGCGGAGCTCTTTCAGGCCGTCAAGAGCGAGGTCTCCGGCTCCGCCCTGACCGCGGCGGCGACCAGCGAGGCGAATGCCGGCAGCTATCGCATCGAGGTCAGCCAACAGGCGAAGGCCTTCAGCGTGGCCAGTCATGGGGTCGCGGACCAGAAGACCCCGCTGGGCGCGGGGCGCCTGAGCATGACCCTGGGCGGTGGCGAGACGCTCGAGGTTGAGGTCGGGGAGGGGGAAAGCTCGCTCATGCGGGTGCGGGACGCCATCAACGACCTGGATGCGGACATTCGGGCCTCCATCGTCAACGATGGCGGGAGCACGCCTCATCGTCTGGTGCTGTCGGCGCAGACGACCGGGACCGACAGTGCGGTGGCCGGCCTGTCGGTGAGCGGTGCCCTGTCCAGCGGTCTGGCCTTCGATCCCGCCACCGAGGTGTCGGCCCAGAATGCGCGGCTGAACGTCAACGGCGTGGCCATCGAAAGCCAGACCAATCGGGTCGACAAGGCGATCGACGGCCTGACGCTCAACTTGATGGAAGCCGGCGAGGCCAGCGTCGAGGTCAGTCGCGACCGCGATGGCATCCAGAAGGCCATCAAGAGTTTCGTGGATGCCTACAACCGTATGCAGGGCCAGATCGGCCAGATGTCGAGTTTCAATCAGGAGACCGGGGAGGCCGGCGAGCTGCTGGGCGACAGCACCCTGCGGACCGCCGAATCGCGCATTCGCAATGCCATGAGCAATGGTGTCGGCGAAGGCCAAGGTGAGCTGCGCATGCTCTCGGATGTCGGCGTCTCGCTGCAGCTCGATGGCACCCTGAAGCTCGACCCGGCGCGACTTGATGAGGTGGTGGCCGACGACGTCACCCGCTTGGCGGAATTCTTCGCCGGTGATAGCGAGGAGGGCGGCATCATCGGCCAGCTGGATGTCACCCTGGAGCGGATGCTGGATCGCAATGGTCTGATGGGAAATGCCATCGATGGCCTGGATCAGAGCATTCGCAGTCTCGACAAGAGCCATGCGCGCACCGAGGAAAGCATCAATGCGACCCTCGAGCGATACCGCAAGGAGTTCTCCGAGCTCGACGGCATGGTGGCCAACATGAATTCCACCAGCGAATACCTTTCCCAGCAGTTCGACGTCCTGAGTGCCCAGGCCGGCGGCAAGTCCGGCAAGTCGACCTAACCCTTAGACAGACAGTGAGGATGTGATCATGAATTCCATGCGGGGCGCGGCGACCTACGCCCGAGGTGCTGGTGCCTATGCCAGAGTGGGCGTCGAGAGCGGCGTGATGGCCGCCAGCCCTCACCAGTTGATCGTGATGCTCTTCGACGGCGCCCAGGCGTCGATTCGCAAGGCACGCATCCACCTTGAGGACGGCAACATCGCCGAGAAAGGGCTGGCCATCTCCAAGGCCATGGACATCGTCAACAACGGCCTGCTGGCGGCGCTCGACCGCGAACAGGGCGGCGAGGTGGCCGAGAATCTGGCCAGCCTCTACGATTATGTCGTGCGCTTGCTCAGGGCCGCCAACCGTGACAACGATCCGGCGAGCCTGGATCGGGCGGCTAAGCTGCTCGACGACATCGGTTCCGCCTGGCGCCAGGTCGGCGGCGGCGCGAGCGAGAGTTGATATGGCGGATACACAAGTGTCGCGGCAACATTCCCCCCAGGCCATCGTGATCGCCGGCCACGAGGCGCTGTTGCGCCGGACCTCGCGGATGCTTAGCCTGGCCAATGCCAAGGAATGGACGGCGCTGGTCGACGAGGAGTCCCGCTACCTTCTCGACGTGGAGCGCCTGGCACGCTTCGAGGCCGATGTCGCCCTCGATGACGAAGGTCGTGCGCGCAAGGCGCAGCTGCTCGAGCAGGTGCTCGAGCAGAGCATGGAGGTGCGCAGGCGCCTGATCGAGCGGCGCGATGAGCTCGGGCGTCTGATCGTCTCCGGCGAGAAGAAGCGTCAGGTGGGCCGCGCCTATCGGGCTCAGGAGGACTCTCGGGTGCTCGAGCGCGAGTCACGGTTCACGCAGGGACGTTCGTGAGCGGCATCACGCCGATTCTCGACACCCTGCTCCATCAGGTGCTGGGCAAACGTGCCGATGTGCCTGTGCCACGGGAGCTCAATGCGCCGGTGCAGCCTACCAGCCCGGGAGACGCCGTCCAGGCCTTGCACAGCGATTCGCGACTGGAGCCGCGTCAGCGCGCGCTCCTGGCGCCGGCCCAAGGGCAGCAGAGTCGTGATGCTCTGGCGCCTTCGCCGATGCCTGGCGCGGCCGCTAAGCCCTCTGCGCAAGTGCATTTCAGCGCCTCAGCTCAGACCATCGCCAGCGTTCTCGACCAGTTTCCGGCCCCGCCCGCCACCCTGCGGGTGCGGGAACCCTTGATGCCCGCCGACTCGGGCGCCACCCCCGCTCAGCTGGCCGCGCGACTCCGCCAGAGCATCGATGCCAGTGGGCTCTTCTATGAATCTCATCTGGCGCGCTGGCAGCGGGGCGCCTTCTCGCTTCAGCAGTTGATGCTTGAGCCGCAGATGCAGCGAGGCGGGGTGGTCCCCGGCCTCCAGTCGCTGACACCGGCGGCACCATCCTCCACTCCGCTGTCGCCCGTGATCTCACCGAGGCCGGTGTCGACGGGGGGGGCGGCACCGGTCGAAAACGGTCATTCAGGCACGCGGCATGTCTCCTCTCCGCCGGTGGTTGAATCCGGCCCGGCTGTCCAGCCTGGACGGAGCGGGCCGTCGGCATCGTCCGTCGAGGCCGGGGCGGCTCAAGCGTCGACGGTCGGGAGCGGGGGGGCTGTCATGGCCCGAAGCGCCGATGCGGGAGCACCTGCAGGGGCAATGGATACTGAGCGTGCGATGCCGTCGTCTTCTCAGCCCCTGGAGGAATCCTTGCAGCAGGTGGTGCGCCATCAGCTGGAGATGCTCTCGACACCGGCGCCGGTATTGCGCTGGGAGGGTGATGTCTGGTCGGGGCTGTTCATGGCGCTGATCATCCAGCTCCCCGCCGTTGTCCGGCAGGAAGGCGAGCAGGCTTCGGGGGAGGGGCGGGAGGATGCGGGGCAAGAGGCCTGGCGGTCGCAAATGACGCTGGAGGTGGCGGGCTTGGGCCGACTGGATGTGAGTCTGCTGATTGCACGGCGTCGGCTGGAGGTGGCGCTTGAAGCCGAGAGTCAGGCGATGCTCAAGCGACTGGAGAATGGTGAGGCCATTCTGCGCTCGCGCCTGCAGGCCTGCGGCTTCGATGCCGTCGACCTGCACCTGGAGGTGGGCGACGAGGAGTCGGCATGACCGAGGCGTCTTACAACGGGCGGCGCCGTGCCGTGGCGCTGACCTATCGCCCGGGGAATGCAGCGCCCGAACTGGTGGCCAAGGGCTATGGTGATCTGGCCGAGCGGATCATCGAAGCGGCTCGTCAGGAGGGAGTCTTCGTGCATGATGCCCCGGCGTTGGTGGACCTTCTTATGACGCTGGATATCGATGAAGCGATCCCCGTCGAGCTTTATCGGGTCATCGCCGAGCTGTTGGTCTGGGTGCGGGAGGTGGCGACATCGCCGGACGAGGCATGAGGCAGACAGACTCCCGTATCTAAACGTAATTTAATTGTTAGATATGTAATTAATTGTGAGTATTTTTCATTAGTAAATTAGGCTTAATGCTCACTCAGAGGCTATTTCTTGCCTCTTTTCCTCTGCTTGAGGTTTGTAACTGTCCGCTAGCGGTCGGCTGGCGACGGTTGAAACTCTCACCCTAAAACACTAACAATAGCTACAAATTAAGATCGTGCCACTCATACGAAAGTCGACCGTTATTGTCGGCATTTGCCTCGATCTATAAAAAAGCCAAGTATCCGCAGGGGACAAAAAGATGATCAACGAGCAGCTCCTGGAGGAAATCCAGGATATGAACCTGTCGTATCTGCTGCTGGCGCAACGTTTGTTGGCCGAGGATCGCGCCATGGCGATGTTTCGGCTCAAGGTCGATGAGGAAATGGCCGACCTGCTCGCCTCCCTCTCGGCGCGTCAGCTCGGGCAATTGTCCCGCACCAATCAGCTGCTCTGCCATATGAGTCTCGGTGATGCCAATCAGCTGAAGGCCCTGGTGAACCACCGGCGGGATCACGGCTTGACCCATGCCCATGCTTCCATGCTGCTGTCAGGAGTGGCCACGACCTCTTGTGACCAGGTGTCAGGGGCTAAGGCATGAGCGAGAAAAGCCTGGTGGCGGAAATGCAGCAGGTGCAGATGGCGGTCGAGTTGATCGAGCTGGGCGCGCGCCTGCAGGTACTGGAAACCGAGACCGATCTCAGCCGGGGGCGCTTGATCAAGCTCTACAAGGAAGTGCGTGGCATGTCCCCCCCCAAGGGGATGCTGCCGTTTTCGACCGACTGGTTCATTACCTGGTTGCCTAACGTACATTCCTCTCTCTTCTATAACTATTATCAGCGCCTCCACCGTGATTACGGGTGCGACCGGATGGAGGCCTTCGTCAAGGCGTTCCGGCTCTATCTCGAGCAGGTGGACCTGGATGAGGCCGAGCCGGTGCTGGGCCTGACTCGGGCCTGGACCCTGGTGCGCTTCTTCGAAAGCGAGCTGCTGGAGCTCGCCAGCTGCACCAGTTGCCAGGGGCGTTTCGTGGCCCATGCGCATACGCCGACACAGGACTTCGTGTGCGGCATCTGTCAGCCGCCGTCCCGTGCTGGCAAGACCCGCAAACGGGTCGCCCGGTCGACGACCGTTGCCACCACCGGCACCAAGCGCCCTGGCAAGGCGTCGGGAACCGCCTGAACCTGCCCGTCCCGGCCTCTTCTTGTTTTTTCGATCTTCATTGCCCCGGCCCTTGCGGTCGGGGCAATGACGTTGTGCGCGGCTGAAAGGGTTTTTGTTTCCAAGCCCTCAAGCCGTGAGCGTGGTTGCCGATAGCAAAGAGAGAAGTCATTCGTCGACGTGAAGGACGCCGCGTGTGTTGATACCCCTTGGATTCATTATCGTGATCTTGTCGGTCTTCGGCGGGTTTGCCCTGGCCGGCGGCAAGTTGGGACCGCTATATCAGCCGACCGAGGTCCTGATGATCTGCGGCGGTGCCCTGGGGGCCTTCGTTGCCGCCAACAATGGCAAGGCGATGAAGGCCACCATCAAGAGTTTCTCCAAGCTCAAGCGGACCGCCAAGTACGACAAGCAGACCTATATGGAAGTCATGGCGGTGCTGTACAAGCTGCTCACCAAGATCCGTCGTGAGGGCATGCTGGGAATCGAGCGTGACATCGATTCCCCGGAAGACAGTCCGTTGTTCTCGGAACACCCGCGCGTCGTCAATGACCCGATGATCATGGGCTTCATCGTCGATTACCTGCGTCTGATGGTCAGCGGCAGCATGGACCCTCACCAGCTCGACGAGCTGATGCTGCATGAGATCGAGGCCTTCGAGCATGAGGCCCACATTCCCGCCGACGCCCTGGCCAAGGTCGGGGACGGCCTGCCGGCCTTCGGCATCGTGGCCGCGGTGATGGGGGTGGTGAAGGCCCTGAGCGCGGCGGATGCCGGGCCCGACCAAATGGGGGTGATGATCGCTCATGCCCTGGTCGGCACCTTCCTCGGCATCCTGCTCGGCTATGGCTTCTTCAACCCGCTGGCCAGTCGCATCGACCGCCAGGTCCAGGAAGCGGTGAAAATGTTGCAGTGCATGCGTGTGACCCTGCTGGCCAGCCTAAACGGCTACGCCCCTCAGCTGGCGGTGGAGTTCGGTCGCAAGGCCCTGCATACCGATGAGCGGCCGAGCTTCAGCGAGCTCGAGGAACATGTGCGGTCATCGAAGAGCACGGGCGGCGCATGAGTGAGCAAGGTCGCCCCATCATAATCCGCCGCAAGAAGGTGGTGCATGGCCACCATGGCGGCAGCTGGAAGATCGCCCTCGCCGACTTCATGACCGCTCTGATGGCGCTGTTTCTGGTGATGTGGATCCTGTCCTCGGCCAGCCAAGAGCAGCGCCAGGGCGTGGCGGAATACTTCAATACTCCCCTGCTCACCGCCATCGCCGGCGGCGAGCAGCAGGCCAATAGCCAGAACGTGATTCCCGGTGGGGGGCCGGACCCGACCTTTACCGAGGGGCAGCGGCAGCGCATCGACCGGCGCATCGAGACCCGGCCCAGCGAGATGCCTCAGCGGCTGCGGGAGCTGCGCCGCAGTGTGGAGAACGCCATCCAGGCCGATCCCGTGCTGCGCAAGCTGCGCAATCAGCTGCGCTTCGACATGACCCGGGAGGGCCTGCGGATTCAGCTGGTCGATACCGACAAGCGTCCCATGTTCGAGCTGGGCAGCGATCGGGTCGCCTCCTACATGCGTCGCCTGCTGCGCACCCTGGCCCCGTTGCTCAACGAGGTGCCCAACCCCGTCAGCATCAGCGGCCATACCGACAGCGTGCCGTACGTCGGCGGTCTGCAGGGCTACAGCAACTGGGAGCTCTCCACCGACCGCGCCAACGCCTCACGCCGTGAGCTGGTGGCGGGAGGACTCGAGCGGGACAAGCTCCTGCGGGTGGCCGGCATGGGCGACCAGGTGCCGATGCCGGACAGCGCGCCGGGAGATGCCATTAACCGCCGCATCGCCCTGGTGGTGCTCTATCGGCAGGTGGCCGAGAGCATCCGCTCCCAGGGGGGGCGTGGCGAGAGTATCGGCGTGCCATCGGCGCGACGAGCGCCGGACGCCCCCTTGCCGACAGAGGAATTTGTCGAGGGTGTTCGCCAGACGCTGAGCGGGTAATGATCCCGATTCGCCCATTACATGATCAGTTCGGGGACGAGCATGGACATCAGTGATTTTTATGAAACTTTCTTCGAGGAAGCCGAGGAGCTGCTGGGCGACATGGAGCGGCATCTGCTCGAGCTGGATGTAGACGCACCGGATGCCGAGCAGCTGAATGCGATCTTCCGGGCGGCCCATTCGATCAAGGGCGGGGCCGGTACCTTCGGTTTCGATGTCCTGCAGCACACCACCCATTTGCTCGAGAACCTGCTCGACTCCACCCGCCATGGTGAGCTTGCACTGCGCCGCGATATCGTCGACACCTTTTTGGAAACCAAGGATATGCTGCACGACCAACTGGATGCCTATCGTCAGGGCACCGAGCCCGACCCGGACGCCTTCGAGCGTATCTGCCAGACGCTGAAGCAACTCGCCCTCGACGAGCTGGGCCAGAAGGTGGACGAGGAAGCGCCGGAGGCGGCGGCGGCTCCTGCCGAGGAGCCCGTCGCCGAGTCCGTGGCCGGGTCGGCTGAATCGGATAATGGCGAGACGGGTGGGCGGCTGAGCATCGCCCTATTGGGGCTGGCCGACAAGGATCGGGCGCTCTTGGTCGAGGAGCTGGCGAACTTCGGCGAGATCATCGAGCGCCGCGGGGACGCCAGCCGTTACGAGGTGCTGCTGGAGACCTCGACCAGCATCGACGATATCGAGATGGTGATGTGCTTCATCGTCGAGCCCGAGCAGCTCGAGATACGTGCGGCCGGCGACCCGGCGGCCGGCGCAGCGGAGGCCGGTGCCCAGGCGGCCAGCACGGAGCCAGGGCCGCAGGCGCCT
The genomic region above belongs to Halomonas sp. YLGW01 and contains:
- the motB gene encoding flagellar motor protein MotB yields the protein MSEQGRPIIIRRKKVVHGHHGGSWKIALADFMTALMALFLVMWILSSASQEQRQGVAEYFNTPLLTAIAGGEQQANSQNVIPGGGPDPTFTEGQRQRIDRRIETRPSEMPQRLRELRRSVENAIQADPVLRKLRNQLRFDMTREGLRIQLVDTDKRPMFELGSDRVASYMRRLLRTLAPLLNEVPNPVSISGHTDSVPYVGGLQGYSNWELSTDRANASRRELVAGGLERDKLLRVAGMGDQVPMPDSAPGDAINRRIALVVLYRQVAESIRSQGGRGESIGVPSARRAPDAPLPTEEFVEGVRQTLSG
- the motA gene encoding flagellar motor stator protein MotA codes for the protein MLIPLGFIIVILSVFGGFALAGGKLGPLYQPTEVLMICGGALGAFVAANNGKAMKATIKSFSKLKRTAKYDKQTYMEVMAVLYKLLTKIRREGMLGIERDIDSPEDSPLFSEHPRVVNDPMIMGFIVDYLRLMVSGSMDPHQLDELMLHEIEAFEHEAHIPADALAKVGDGLPAFGIVAAVMGVVKALSAADAGPDQMGVMIAHALVGTFLGILLGYGFFNPLASRIDRQVQEAVKMLQCMRVTLLASLNGYAPQLAVEFGRKALHTDERPSFSELEEHVRSSKSTGGA